The proteins below come from a single Deltaproteobacteria bacterium genomic window:
- a CDS encoding methylmalonyl-CoA epimerase, translated as MIKKFNHVGIAVKELEKAIDFFEKTYGAKL; from the coding sequence ATGATTAAAAAATTTAATCATGTCGGGATCGCCGTTAAGGAACTGGAGAAGGCCATTGACTTCTTCGAAAAAACTTATGGCGCCAAACTC
- a CDS encoding thiolase family protein, which produces MREVAVIGIGQSAFGKFPGRAAADLGAEAVRAAVEDCGISPKAIQVAYCARAYDANCTGQGILKEVGVRNIEIINVENACAGGATSFRGVWKEIADGRYDVGIAIGVESMTTSPIAGRLIPPEKTDLDGHLGLTMPGMFAMVARRQMEAGATAEDFAQVSVKNHHNGCLNPQAQYKKEFTVEEILGSRMICDPITLLMCCPNTDGAAAAILCSMEVARRYTTQPIRVLASALCSADYKYTQDDICASPVGVKVAKMAYEMAGVDPKDIDLVEMHDAFANEEILRYEDLMLCKPGEGIDLLRSGATAIGGRIPVNPSGGLLALGHPLSASGVRTVCEVVLHLRGQAGERQTPKAKVGLAQMLGGLVTNLEHGAVAGIHILAR; this is translated from the coding sequence ATGAGGGAAGTAGCAGTGATAGGCATAGGGCAGAGTGCATTCGGAAAGTTTCCCGGGAGAGCAGCGGCCGATCTGGGCGCTGAAGCCGTCCGGGCGGCTGTGGAGGATTGCGGTATTTCCCCTAAGGCCATTCAGGTGGCCTACTGTGCCAGGGCCTATGATGCCAACTGTACCGGCCAGGGCATACTGAAAGAAGTGGGAGTCAGAAATATAGAGATCATCAACGTGGAAAACGCCTGCGCCGGCGGGGCGACCTCATTCAGGGGGGTCTGGAAGGAGATCGCCGACGGGCGCTATGATGTGGGTATCGCCATAGGCGTGGAGTCCATGACCACCAGTCCCATAGCCGGAAGGCTCATCCCGCCGGAAAAAACAGATCTCGATGGCCATCTTGGGTTGACCATGCCCGGCATGTTCGCCATGGTAGCCAGAAGGCAGATGGAAGCCGGGGCTACGGCCGAAGATTTCGCCCAGGTTTCGGTTAAAAATCATCATAACGGGTGCCTCAACCCCCAGGCCCAGTATAAGAAAGAGTTTACGGTGGAAGAGATCCTCGGTTCCCGTATGATCTGTGACCCGATTACCCTGCTTATGTGCTGTCCGAATACGGATGGGGCGGCGGCGGCCATCCTTTGTTCTATGGAAGTGGCCAGAAGATACACGACGCAACCCATACGGGTTCTGGCCTCGGCCCTATGTTCCGCCGATTATAAATACACCCAGGATGACATTTGCGCCTCCCCGGTGGGCGTCAAAGTGGCCAAGATGGCTTATGAGATGGCCGGGGTTGATCCAAAAGACATCGACCTCGTTGAAATGCATGACGCCTTCGCCAACGAAGAGATCCTGCGTTATGAAGACCTTATGCTCTGCAAACCGGGAGAAGGGATAGATCTGCTCCGTTCCGGTGCGACGGCCATAGGCGGCCGGATTCCGGTGAATCCGAGCGGCGGTCTTCTGGCCCTCGGGCATCCTTTGAGCGCCTCCGGGGTCCGCACGGTCTGCGAGGTGGTCCTTCATCTCCGGGGACAGGCCGGGGAGCGGCAGACGCCGAAGGCCAAGGTCGGCCTGGCCCAGATGTTGGGAGGCCTGGTGACCAACCTGGAACACGGGGCGGTGGCCGGTATTCATATATTGGCTCGATAG
- a CDS encoding Zn-ribbon domain-containing OB-fold protein, which translates to MMDGIPVRENLFDTIDGGRLLANRCGACGRIYFPKAPFCFDCLGKNMEEVILSRRGRLYAYTIGRMASTHFKPPYAVGLIDLPEGVRIFAPLMWAEDESYKIGMEMEVFIDKLWKDDDKQVMGYKFKPV; encoded by the coding sequence ATGATGGATGGAATCCCGGTGAGGGAAAACCTGTTTGATACTATTGATGGCGGGAGGCTACTGGCCAACCGCTGTGGGGCCTGCGGAAGGATCTATTTTCCAAAAGCGCCCTTTTGTTTCGATTGTTTGGGAAAAAATATGGAAGAGGTGATCTTAAGCCGCCGTGGCCGGCTTTATGCCTATACCATCGGACGTATGGCCTCCACCCACTTTAAGCCGCCTTATGCGGTGGGGCTCATCGATCTGCCTGAGGGGGTGCGGATCTTCGCTCCCCTGATGTGGGCCGAGGATGAATCTTATAAAATCGGTATGGAGATGGAGGTTTTTATCGACAAGCTGTGGAAGGATGACGATAAGCAGGTCATGGGGTATAAGTTCAAACCCGTATAA
- a CDS encoding AMP-binding protein — protein sequence MEVYPAYLRTLGQILEEKAATCGDQIFLQYEEAQSITYREVNETANRIANGLIRLGVEKGDKVALFLPNSLECLYLWFGVSKAGAIDVPINLANKGTFLSHQISDSEARVLIIERGLIDRLKLVEQDLPKLEKLVVWSKTTGSDKMPDLRFDWVDYDDFISGSSETPPIEIKPSDIQTIIYTSGTTGAAKGVMDPHTKIAHSALEYIEAIRATAGDVFFTCLPLFHANARILCIYPTLLLGAKVVIYEKFSATKFWDQIRKAGATVFNSLGAMAHFIYNQPRKEDDGENPVRVCAAFPMPAPIFEDFQKRYNLKVTEGYGLTEVAIITYDPYDQPRKGSCGKETGSFEVRIVDENDFPVPAGQVGEIVARGRMPWITSRGYWKNPEKTVELMKNHFYHTGDGGYLDEEGYLFFMDRMKDYIRRRGENISSFEIERVINAHPLVVESAAVSVKSELSEDEVKITVVLEKGAELIPVELLAYCEERMPYFAVPRYVEFAESLPKTPNEKIQKNKLREAGITAHTWDREKAGYKVKRV from the coding sequence TTTGGGACAGATCCTGGAGGAAAAAGCCGCTACCTGCGGTGATCAGATCTTTCTGCAATACGAAGAGGCCCAATCGATCACCTATCGGGAGGTGAATGAGACCGCCAACCGTATTGCTAACGGACTGATCCGGCTTGGTGTAGAGAAAGGCGACAAGGTTGCCCTTTTTCTGCCCAACTCTTTGGAATGTCTCTATCTCTGGTTCGGCGTATCCAAGGCCGGGGCCATCGATGTTCCCATCAATCTGGCCAATAAAGGCACCTTCCTCTCCCACCAGATCAGCGATTCCGAGGCCAGGGTTCTCATTATCGAGCGAGGGCTCATAGACCGTCTCAAGCTGGTTGAGCAGGACCTGCCCAAGCTGGAAAAATTGGTGGTCTGGTCGAAAACCACCGGAAGCGATAAAATGCCCGATCTTCGGTTCGATTGGGTGGATTATGATGACTTTATCTCCGGCTCTTCGGAAACGCCCCCAATCGAGATTAAACCCTCGGATATTCAAACCATCATTTATACCTCGGGAACGACCGGGGCCGCCAAGGGCGTCATGGACCCTCATACCAAGATAGCCCATTCCGCCCTGGAATATATCGAGGCCATCAGGGCCACGGCCGGGGATGTCTTTTTTACCTGTCTCCCCCTTTTCCATGCTAACGCCAGGATTTTGTGCATTTACCCCACCCTGTTATTAGGCGCTAAGGTCGTTATATACGAAAAATTCAGCGCCACGAAATTCTGGGACCAGATCAGAAAAGCCGGGGCCACGGTCTTTAATTCCCTGGGGGCCATGGCCCATTTCATCTATAACCAGCCCCGGAAGGAAGACGATGGAGAAAATCCGGTAAGGGTCTGCGCCGCCTTTCCCATGCCGGCACCCATTTTCGAGGATTTTCAAAAGAGGTACAATCTGAAAGTCACCGAGGGCTATGGTTTGACGGAGGTAGCTATCATCACCTACGATCCTTATGACCAACCCAGGAAGGGGTCCTGCGGTAAGGAGACCGGGAGTTTCGAGGTCCGGATTGTCGATGAAAATGATTTCCCGGTTCCGGCCGGCCAGGTGGGGGAGATCGTCGCCAGGGGGCGAATGCCCTGGATCACCTCCCGGGGTTACTGGAAAAACCCTGAAAAAACCGTGGAGCTTATGAAGAACCATTTTTATCATACCGGGGACGGCGGGTATCTGGATGAAGAAGGCTATCTTTTTTTCATGGACCGGATGAAGGATTATATTCGCAGGAGAGGAGAGAATATCTCCTCCTTCGAGATTGAAAGGGTGATTAACGCTCATCCCCTGGTGGTGGAATCGGCTGCGGTCTCCGTCAAGTCGGAACTCTCTGAAGATGAAGTCAAGATCACCGTGGTGTTGGAAAAGGGTGCGGAGTTAATTCCGGTAGAATTGTTGGCCTATTGCGAAGAACGGATGCCCTATTTTGCCGTTCCCCGGTATGTGGAGTTTGCGGAGAGTCTTCCCAAAACCCCTAATGAAAAGATACAAAAGAATAAGCTCCGAGAGGCCGGCATTACGGCACATACCTGGGACAGGGAGAAGGCCGGGTATAAAGTGAAGAGAGTCTAA